In Candidatus Contubernalis alkalaceticus, the following proteins share a genomic window:
- a CDS encoding DMT family transporter: MVPAITATIKRLQSLFLSSFIYILIILPVLLWGSSFVATKIVLRSFTPMSYMFIRFAGASILFGLLLLIQRSKALDVKTHGKLALLALFQPGLYFAFETLGLQLTSASSASMIIAGVPAAVSLMASLFLQERLNKREWIGIILSVAGVLLIALFDDNPQYAVSSVRGNFLVFLAVISAAVYMVLVRSLTTKISVINITAYQFFYGGLFFLPLFLIQYDTMDWLLIEPNAIAALGFLIILSTVVAFLAYNYALSKIKTSHVAVFINGIPLVTILTAGFVLGEKLGYLQLMGGLIIIAGVTLTNLRPKKINKKLGKKVQLKE, encoded by the coding sequence ATGGTGCCTGCGATAACCGCTACAATCAAAAGACTTCAATCTTTATTTCTTAGTTCATTTATCTATATTTTAATCATTCTCCCTGTCTTGTTATGGGGGAGTTCATTTGTAGCTACTAAAATTGTGCTCAGGAGCTTTACCCCCATGAGCTATATGTTCATTCGGTTTGCAGGGGCTTCCATTTTATTTGGTCTGCTGCTGCTTATTCAGCGATCAAAAGCGTTGGATGTTAAAACCCATGGTAAGCTTGCTTTGCTGGCGCTGTTTCAGCCAGGGCTTTACTTCGCTTTTGAAACATTAGGGTTACAACTAACTTCTGCCTCCAGTGCTTCAATGATTATTGCAGGTGTACCTGCGGCTGTTTCCTTAATGGCCAGTCTCTTCCTTCAGGAACGTTTAAATAAAAGGGAATGGATAGGTATAATATTATCTGTGGCGGGAGTACTGTTAATAGCGTTATTTGATGACAATCCTCAATATGCAGTTAGTTCTGTTAGGGGAAATTTCCTGGTATTTCTAGCGGTTATTTCTGCTGCAGTTTACATGGTTCTTGTCCGCAGCCTAACCACAAAGATTTCAGTGATTAACATTACAGCATATCAGTTTTTTTATGGGGGGTTATTCTTTCTACCGCTGTTTTTAATACAATATGATACTATGGACTGGCTGCTCATAGAGCCAAATGCCATAGCAGCATTAGGATTTTTGATCATATTATCTACGGTTGTCGCATTTCTAGCTTATAATTATGCATTATCCAAAATAAAAACCTCCCACGTCGCTGTGTTTATTAATGGAATACCATTGGTAACCATTCTGACTGCAGGATTTGTTTTGGGTGAGAAGCTTGGATATCTTCAGCTTATGGGAGGGCTGATTATTATTGCTGGAGTGACCCTTACAAACCTGAGACCAAAAAAAATTAATAAGAAGCTTGGAAAAAAAGTACAATTAAAGGAATAA
- a CDS encoding helix-turn-helix domain-containing protein — MKCEKCDIQITEAEAYTQGKKTFCEDCYIEENMKRPQPCDPGAVRSAVKTREMLGQTGTDGLLPLQKNIYEFIKDKGKATHQEIMEEFNLSPKDLQKDLAILRHCELVKGTKEGNTIYMLLMN; from the coding sequence ATGAAATGTGAAAAATGCGATATACAAATAACCGAAGCAGAAGCATATACGCAGGGTAAAAAAACTTTTTGCGAAGATTGCTACATTGAAGAAAACATGAAAAGGCCCCAGCCCTGTGACCCGGGAGCTGTCCGTTCTGCTGTAAAAACCCGGGAGATGCTGGGTCAAACCGGTACAGACGGATTGCTGCCACTTCAAAAAAATATTTATGAGTTCATAAAAGATAAGGGAAAAGCAACTCACCAAGAAATCATGGAAGAATTCAATCTCTCACCAAAGGATCTTCAAAAAGACCTTGCCATCCTCAGGCACTGCGAACTGGTTAAGGGCACAAAAGAAGGAAATACTATTTACATGTTATTGATGAATTAG
- a CDS encoding MarR family winged helix-turn-helix transcriptional regulator: MNSIENSLGFLLSKCHRKAFQMLKQRLEPYGITPPQFAVMSFLWQREGINQNQLGELMNTDNATLSGIIDRLEKVGYIKREKNLQDRRSFSLVVTEDGVKIQKELESIVMEHYKILTKPLEEDELMTLIQLLKKLKSG; the protein is encoded by the coding sequence ATGAACAGTATAGAAAATAGTCTGGGATTTTTACTTTCCAAGTGCCATCGAAAAGCTTTTCAAATGCTTAAACAGAGACTGGAACCCTATGGAATTACACCACCTCAGTTTGCAGTAATGTCCTTTTTGTGGCAGAGAGAAGGAATCAATCAAAATCAGCTGGGGGAACTCATGAACACGGATAATGCTACCTTAAGTGGGATTATTGATCGATTGGAGAAAGTAGGATACATAAAAAGAGAAAAAAATCTCCAGGATCGTCGTTCCTTCAGTCTAGTTGTAACTGAAGACGGAGTAAAAATACAGAAGGAACTTGAGTCAATAGTAATGGAACATTATAAAATACTTACAAAGCCATTGGAAGAAGACGAATTAATGACATTAATTCAACTGTTAAAAAAATTAAAATCAGGTTAA
- a CDS encoding PAS domain S-box protein, which translates to MDITNKHKSNFAEQNLLYDENLELLRTLVNSMGDVLYTLDCEQRYVGIFGSWTNHMGLTPENCLGKTNKDIFKYHNTSIHDTANQLALKGEKVVYEWKLKGPKKIHFFHNVLTPILDSQGNTTGIVGVGRDITQLKLTQNKFAAEKEQLAVTLRSIGDGVITTDTKGKISLINQAAEGITGWNQKEVQGKHFAEIFCIINENNKQVCQDPLGKLIDNNNKKTAADYITFVARNNARKIISANATPIKDNKNSIIGYVIVFRDITEQKKTEAQFALLQKLNSIGQLAAGIAHEINTPMQYIGDNTRFIQHAFNNIYAFRNYYKQTKKLITEINMSKLISDIDDKEIELDIEYLIKEIPKAVNQSLEGIDRVSKLVLAMKEFAHPGTKEKIPSDLNRAIENTLTISRSEWKYIADIETELEQNLPMVWCVIDEINQVFLNIIVNAAQAIEEAIEKKYLNKGVITVKTKSDGAFVFISIKDNGIGIPGDIIDKIFDPFFTTKDIGKGTGQGLLIAYDIISNKHNGSIEVNSKKVGKGTTFTIRLPIDNRNTGEI; encoded by the coding sequence TTGGATATTACTAACAAACACAAATCTAATTTTGCAGAACAAAATCTTTTGTATGACGAAAATTTAGAACTTTTAAGAACCCTCGTTAACTCAATGGGCGACGTGTTATACACTTTGGATTGTGAGCAGCGCTATGTTGGGATTTTTGGCTCATGGACTAACCATATGGGTTTAACACCTGAGAACTGTTTAGGAAAAACCAACAAAGATATTTTTAAATATCATAATACTTCAATCCATGATACAGCTAACCAACTTGCGTTAAAGGGTGAAAAAGTAGTATATGAATGGAAATTGAAAGGTCCAAAAAAAATTCATTTTTTTCACAATGTGTTAACACCGATTTTAGATTCACAAGGTAATACCACCGGGATAGTAGGAGTTGGAAGAGATATTACCCAACTTAAATTAACCCAAAATAAATTTGCGGCTGAAAAGGAACAGCTTGCTGTTACTCTCCGCAGTATTGGTGATGGTGTAATTACAACAGACACAAAAGGAAAGATTTCTTTAATTAATCAGGCTGCCGAAGGTATTACCGGATGGAATCAGAAAGAGGTACAAGGTAAACATTTCGCCGAGATATTTTGCATTATAAATGAGAATAATAAACAAGTTTGTCAAGATCCACTGGGTAAATTAATTGATAATAATAACAAAAAAACTGCTGCTGACTATATTACATTTGTAGCCCGGAACAACGCCAGAAAAATAATTTCCGCCAATGCTACCCCTATAAAAGACAATAAAAATAGTATAATTGGCTATGTTATCGTTTTCAGAGACATAACTGAACAAAAAAAGACCGAAGCACAGTTTGCATTGTTGCAAAAACTCAATTCTATCGGTCAATTAGCTGCCGGTATAGCCCATGAAATAAACACACCTATGCAGTATATCGGTGACAACACCAGGTTTATACAACACGCATTTAACAATATTTACGCCTTTAGAAATTACTACAAACAGACAAAAAAACTCATTACAGAAATTAATATGTCAAAATTAATCTCTGACATAGACGATAAAGAAATAGAATTAGATATAGAATATTTAATAAAAGAGATCCCCAAGGCGGTTAATCAGTCCTTAGAAGGTATCGACCGGGTAAGTAAGTTAGTTTTAGCAATGAAAGAATTTGCACACCCCGGGACGAAAGAAAAAATCCCTTCAGATTTGAACAGAGCCATTGAAAATACCTTAACTATATCCCGAAGTGAATGGAAGTACATAGCCGACATCGAAACAGAATTGGAACAAAACTTACCTATGGTATGGTGTGTTATTGATGAAATCAACCAGGTGTTTTTAAATATTATTGTTAATGCAGCCCAGGCCATAGAAGAAGCTATCGAAAAAAAATATTTAAATAAAGGTGTAATAACTGTAAAAACTAAAAGTGACGGAGCTTTTGTATTTATTTCCATTAAAGATAATGGGATAGGTATACCTGGTGATATTATCGATAAAATATTTGATCCCTTCTTTACTACCAAAGATATAGGTAAAGGTACTGGACAAGGACTTCTTATTGCTTATGACATTATTTCCAACAAACACAATGGCAGTATTGAAGTAAATTCAAAAAAAGTAGGAAAGGGAACCACCTTTACCATCCGCCTGCCAATAGACAATAGAAATACGGGAGAAATCTGA
- a CDS encoding carboxymuconolactone decarboxylase family protein produces MSKERIIKLNECKEKIGDAIPDVMESFGKMYESVFQEGKLTAREKQLVALGIVIAKQCPDCIVSNLNKAIEMGITFEEIMEVCGVSILMGGGPGVAYSCKIVETYEKLKK; encoded by the coding sequence TTGTCTAAGGAGAGAATTATTAAGTTAAATGAGTGTAAAGAAAAAATAGGTGATGCTATCCCTGATGTTATGGAGAGCTTCGGTAAAATGTATGAATCAGTATTTCAGGAAGGGAAACTAACAGCCAGGGAAAAACAGCTGGTTGCCTTGGGAATTGTTATTGCTAAACAATGTCCAGACTGCATTGTCAGCAACCTTAATAAGGCCATCGAAATGGGAATTACCTTTGAGGAAATCATGGAAGTCTGTGGAGTTAGTATTTTGATGGGTGGAGGGCCCGGAGTGGCCTATTCATGTAAAATAGTAGAAACTTATGAAAAGCTGAAAAAATAA